The following coding sequences are from one Salvia hispanica cultivar TCC Black 2014 chromosome 3, UniMelb_Shisp_WGS_1.0, whole genome shotgun sequence window:
- the LOC125213621 gene encoding glycogen phosphorylase 1-like isoform X1, protein MAATPVSPLAPGLPCAEPYIRSTPNLSHRRSVLFNSEPKHFNHAFISHNVISKHPRASTASRDTDFSSDGSSTVAITNDDVAGSTVFVIRARTRIGLLGVITRVFKVLGLTVQGASVEFEGDFFVKSFHVTSSDGKKLEDVEDLERIRKSLMEAIDGVGDTSAGLKQAGGRGVVVKKSVSGLESLGERRAKAEKIFGLMDGFLKNDPMSLQKDILDHVEYTVARSRFNFDDFEAFQALSHSVRDRLIERWHDTHQHFKKQDPKRLYFLSLEFLMGRSLSNSVINLGIRDEYAEALSQLGFEYEVLAEQEGDAALGNGGLARLSACQMDSLATLDYPVWGYGLRYQYGLFRQVIVDGYQHEQPDYWLNFGNPWEIERIQVSYSVKFYGTVEEKASNGVKYKVWTPGETVEAVAYDNPIPGYGTRNAINLRLWAAKPSGQYDLESYNTGDYINAIVNRQKAETISYVLYPDDRSYQGKELRLKQQYFFVSASVQDIIRRFKDVHDNFDEFPDKVAFQINDTHPSLAIVEVMRVLIDEECLDWGRAWEIVCRAFSFTTHTVNTEGLEKIPVDLMGSLLPRHLQIMYEINHRFMEDLKRKIGQDYSRLERMSIVEEGIVKSIRMANLSIICSHTVNGVSKVHFELLKTRLFKDFYDLWPQKFQYKTNGVTQRRWIVVSNPGLCSLISKWLGTEAWIRNVDLLAGLQEHASNPVLQQEWRMTKTINKMRLADYIETSTGVKVSLDAMFDVQVKRIHEYKRQLLNILGIVYRYDCIKNMNKSDRKKVVPRVCIIGGKAAPGYEVAKKIIKLCHAVAEKVNNDDDVGDLLKVVFIPDYNVSVAELVIPGSDLSQHISTVGHEASGTGSMKFLMNGCLLLATADGSTVEIIEEIGAENMFLVGAKLHEDPPSGDKPAPGVSIQFIRVVSMVRDGYFGFKEYFSSLCDSLEDDKDFYKLGADFTSYLEAQAMADRVFVNKEKWTCMSILSTAGSGKFSSDRTIEEYAKNAWGIEPCRCPF, encoded by the exons ATGGCTGCAACTCCAGTTTCGCCGCTCGCGCCCGGATTGCCATGTGCTGAGCCCTACATCCGATCAACTCCAAATCTCAGCCACCGCCGTTCAGTTTTGTTCAATTCCGAGCCCAAGCACTTCAATCACGCCTTCATTTCGCACAATGTCATCTCCAAGCACCCACGGGCATCAACTGCAAGTCGAGATACTGATTTTTCCAGCGACGGTTCTTCCACTGTTGCAATCACAAACGATGATGTTGCCGGCTCGACTGTCTTCGTAATCCGAGCGAGAACCAGAATCGGGCTTCTAGGGGTTATTACTCGAGTTTTCAAAGTGCTTGGTCTCACAGTCCAAGGAGCTTCAGTTGAGTTTGAAGGGGACTTCTTTGTCAAGAGTTTTCATGTTACTAGCTCTGATGGTAAGAAGCTTGAGGATGTTGAAGATCTTGAGAGAATTAGGAAGTCATTGATGGAGGCTATTGATGGTGTTGGTGATACCTCTGCCGGACTCAAGCAGGCCGGCGGGAGAGGGGTGGTGGTGAAGAAATCAGTATCGGGACTGGAGTCTTTGGGAGAAAGGAGAGCAAAGGCGGAGAAGATTTTCGGATTGATGGATGGATTTTTGAAGAATGATCCGATGAGTTTGCAGAAGGATATTTTAGATCATGTGGAGTACACGGTGGCAAGGTCCAGGTtcaattttgatgattttgaagcGTTTCAG GCATTGTCTCACAGTGTAAGAGATCGTCTTATTGAGCGGTGGCATGACACGCATCAACATTTTAAGAAGCAAGATCCAAAGCGCCTATATTTTCTTTCACTTGAATTTCTTATGG GTCGTTCGCTGTCCAACAGTGTCATCAACCTCGGTATTCGAGATGAGTATGCAGAAGCTTTAAGCCAACTTGGATTTGAATATGAAGTTTTAGCGGAGCAG GAAGGAGATGCAGCACTCGGTAATGGTGGCCTAGCCCGACTCTCAGCATGCCAAATGGATTCTTTAGCAACACTGGATTATCCAGTTTGGGG GTATGGGTTACGCTATCAGTATGGTCTATTCCGTCAGGTTATCGTAGATGGATATCAACACGAACAACCAGATTATTGGCTGAACTTTGGAAATCCTTGGGAAATAGAGAGAATACAAGTTTCATATTCCGTGAAG TTCTATGGCACGGTTGAAGAGAAAGCCTCAAACGGAGTCAAGTACAAAGTCTGGACACCTGGAGAAACA GTCGAAGCCGTTGCTTATGACAACCCAATACCAGGTTATGGAACACGGAATGCCATTAACCTTCGACTATGGGCTGCTAAACCAAGTGGGCAATATGACCTG GAGTCATACAACACTGGAGACTACATAAATGCAATTGTAAACAGACAGAAGGCGGAAACCATAAGTTATGTCCTGTATCCTGATGATCGTTCTTATCAG GGGAAGGAATTGAGACTAAAGCAGCAATACTTCTTTGTTTCAGCATCAGTGCAAGACATCATCAGGAGATTTAAAGATGTTCATGACAACTTTGATGAATTTCCAGATAAG GTTGCTTTTCAGATAAACGATACTCACCCATCACTTGCAATAGTTGAGGTCATGAGAGTGCTTATTGATGAAGAATGTTTAGATTGGGGTAGAGCTTGGGAGATAGTATGTCGGGCATTTTCTTTCACAACTCACACAGTAAACACTGAAGGGCTGGAGAAAATTCCTGTGGATCTAATGGGAAGTCTTCTCCCGCGTCATTTGCAA ATAATGTATGAAATTAATCATCGTTTCATGGAAGATTTGAAAAGAAAGATTGGTCAGGACTACAGTAGACTTGAGCGGATGTCAATTGTGGAGGAAGGTATTGTGAAG AGTATCCGGATGGCAAACTTATCAATTATTTGCAGTCACACAGTCAATGGAGTATCCAAAGTACATTTTGAGTTACTTAAAACAAGATTATTCAAG GATTTCTATGACTTATGGCCTCAGAAGTTCCAGTATAAAACAAATGGAGTAACACAG AGAAGGTGGATAGTGGTGAGTAATCCTGGTTTATGCTCTCTCATCTCAAAATGGCTGGGGACAGAAGCATGGATCCGTAATGTCGACCTCTTAGCAGGTTTACAAGAGCATGCATCAAATCCTGTCCTACAACAAGAGTGGAGAATG ACAAAGACAATTAATAAGATGAGGCTTGCTGACTACATTGAAACTTCGACTGGGGTTAAG GTCAGCTTAGATGCAATGTTTGACGTCCAGGTAAAGCGTATACATGAATACAAACGACAATTGCTGAATATACTTGGTATCGTGTATCGATATGACTGCATTAAG AATATGAACAAAAGTGACAGAAAGAAGGTTGTACCCCGTGTCTGCATCATAGGAGGCAAAGCTGCTCCTGGTTATGAAGTTGCCAAGAAAATTATTAAGCTATGCCATGCTGTTGCAGAAAAAGTTAacaatgatgatgatgttggGGATCTACTCAAAGTG GTTTTTATCCCGGATTATAATGTGTCTGTGGCTGAACTTGTTATCCCTGGCAGTGACCTTTCACAGCATATCAG TACTGTTGGGCATGAGGCGTCAGGAACTGGCAGTATGAAATTTCTCATGAATGGGTGCTTGCTATTAGCCACTGCAGATGGTTCCACAGttgaaataattgaagaaatagGAGCAGAGAACATG TTTCTTGTTGGTGCTAAATTACATGAAGATCCACCATCGGGAGATAAACCTGCTCCAGGAGTATCTATTCAATTTATTCGAGTTGTAAG TATGGTTCGCGATGGTTATTTTGGTTTCAAAGAGTACTTCAGTTCACTATGCGACTCTCTGGAGGACGACAAAGATTTTTATAAGCTCGGGGCTGATTTTACTAGTTATCTTGAGGCTCAG GCTATGGCTGATAGAGTGTTtgtgaacaaagaaaaatggaCTTGCATGAGTATCCTTAGCACCGCTGGTTCTGGGAAATTCAGCAGCGACCGAACAATCGAAGAATATGCCAAGAATGCTTGGGGTATTGAACCCTGCAGATGTCCCTTCTGA
- the LOC125213621 gene encoding glycogen phosphorylase 1-like isoform X2 → MAATPVSPLAPGLPCAEPYIRSTPNLSHRRSVLFNSEPKHFNHAFISHNVISKHPRASTASRDTDFSSDGSSTVAITNDDVAGSTVFVIRARTRIGLLGVITRVFKVLGLTVQGASVEFEGDFFVKSFHVTSSDGKKLEDVEDLERIRKSLMEAIDGVGDTSAGLKQAGGRGVVVKKSVSGLESLGERRAKAEKIFGLMDGFLKNDPMSLQKDILDHVEYTVARSRFNFDDFEAFQALSHSVRDRLIERWHDTHQHFKKQDPKRLYFLSLEFLMGRSLSNSVINLGIRDEYAEALSQLGFEYEVLAEQEGDAALGNGGLARLSACQMDSLATLDYPVWGYGLRYQYGLFRQVIVDGYQHEQPDYWLNFGNPWEIERIQVSYSVKFYGTVEEKASNGVKYKVWTPGETVEAVAYDNPIPGYGTRNAINLRLWAAKPSGQYDLESYNTGDYINAIVNRQKAETISYVLYPDDRSYQGKELRLKQQYFFVSASVQDIIRRFKDVHDNFDEFPDKVAFQINDTHPSLAIVEVMRVLIDEECLDWGRAWEIVCRAFSFTTHTVNTEGLEKIPVDLMGSLLPRHLQIMYEINHRFMEDLKRKIGQDYSRLERMSIVEEGIVKSIRMANLSIICSHTVNGVSKVHFELLKTRLFKDFYDLWPQKFQYKTNGVTQRRWIVVSNPGLCSLISKWLGTEAWIRNVDLLAGLQEHASNPVLQQEWRMTKTINKMRLADYIETSTGVKVSLDAMFDVQNMNKSDRKKVVPRVCIIGGKAAPGYEVAKKIIKLCHAVAEKVNNDDDVGDLLKVVFIPDYNVSVAELVIPGSDLSQHISTVGHEASGTGSMKFLMNGCLLLATADGSTVEIIEEIGAENMFLVGAKLHEDPPSGDKPAPGVSIQFIRVVSMVRDGYFGFKEYFSSLCDSLEDDKDFYKLGADFTSYLEAQAMADRVFVNKEKWTCMSILSTAGSGKFSSDRTIEEYAKNAWGIEPCRCPF, encoded by the exons ATGGCTGCAACTCCAGTTTCGCCGCTCGCGCCCGGATTGCCATGTGCTGAGCCCTACATCCGATCAACTCCAAATCTCAGCCACCGCCGTTCAGTTTTGTTCAATTCCGAGCCCAAGCACTTCAATCACGCCTTCATTTCGCACAATGTCATCTCCAAGCACCCACGGGCATCAACTGCAAGTCGAGATACTGATTTTTCCAGCGACGGTTCTTCCACTGTTGCAATCACAAACGATGATGTTGCCGGCTCGACTGTCTTCGTAATCCGAGCGAGAACCAGAATCGGGCTTCTAGGGGTTATTACTCGAGTTTTCAAAGTGCTTGGTCTCACAGTCCAAGGAGCTTCAGTTGAGTTTGAAGGGGACTTCTTTGTCAAGAGTTTTCATGTTACTAGCTCTGATGGTAAGAAGCTTGAGGATGTTGAAGATCTTGAGAGAATTAGGAAGTCATTGATGGAGGCTATTGATGGTGTTGGTGATACCTCTGCCGGACTCAAGCAGGCCGGCGGGAGAGGGGTGGTGGTGAAGAAATCAGTATCGGGACTGGAGTCTTTGGGAGAAAGGAGAGCAAAGGCGGAGAAGATTTTCGGATTGATGGATGGATTTTTGAAGAATGATCCGATGAGTTTGCAGAAGGATATTTTAGATCATGTGGAGTACACGGTGGCAAGGTCCAGGTtcaattttgatgattttgaagcGTTTCAG GCATTGTCTCACAGTGTAAGAGATCGTCTTATTGAGCGGTGGCATGACACGCATCAACATTTTAAGAAGCAAGATCCAAAGCGCCTATATTTTCTTTCACTTGAATTTCTTATGG GTCGTTCGCTGTCCAACAGTGTCATCAACCTCGGTATTCGAGATGAGTATGCAGAAGCTTTAAGCCAACTTGGATTTGAATATGAAGTTTTAGCGGAGCAG GAAGGAGATGCAGCACTCGGTAATGGTGGCCTAGCCCGACTCTCAGCATGCCAAATGGATTCTTTAGCAACACTGGATTATCCAGTTTGGGG GTATGGGTTACGCTATCAGTATGGTCTATTCCGTCAGGTTATCGTAGATGGATATCAACACGAACAACCAGATTATTGGCTGAACTTTGGAAATCCTTGGGAAATAGAGAGAATACAAGTTTCATATTCCGTGAAG TTCTATGGCACGGTTGAAGAGAAAGCCTCAAACGGAGTCAAGTACAAAGTCTGGACACCTGGAGAAACA GTCGAAGCCGTTGCTTATGACAACCCAATACCAGGTTATGGAACACGGAATGCCATTAACCTTCGACTATGGGCTGCTAAACCAAGTGGGCAATATGACCTG GAGTCATACAACACTGGAGACTACATAAATGCAATTGTAAACAGACAGAAGGCGGAAACCATAAGTTATGTCCTGTATCCTGATGATCGTTCTTATCAG GGGAAGGAATTGAGACTAAAGCAGCAATACTTCTTTGTTTCAGCATCAGTGCAAGACATCATCAGGAGATTTAAAGATGTTCATGACAACTTTGATGAATTTCCAGATAAG GTTGCTTTTCAGATAAACGATACTCACCCATCACTTGCAATAGTTGAGGTCATGAGAGTGCTTATTGATGAAGAATGTTTAGATTGGGGTAGAGCTTGGGAGATAGTATGTCGGGCATTTTCTTTCACAACTCACACAGTAAACACTGAAGGGCTGGAGAAAATTCCTGTGGATCTAATGGGAAGTCTTCTCCCGCGTCATTTGCAA ATAATGTATGAAATTAATCATCGTTTCATGGAAGATTTGAAAAGAAAGATTGGTCAGGACTACAGTAGACTTGAGCGGATGTCAATTGTGGAGGAAGGTATTGTGAAG AGTATCCGGATGGCAAACTTATCAATTATTTGCAGTCACACAGTCAATGGAGTATCCAAAGTACATTTTGAGTTACTTAAAACAAGATTATTCAAG GATTTCTATGACTTATGGCCTCAGAAGTTCCAGTATAAAACAAATGGAGTAACACAG AGAAGGTGGATAGTGGTGAGTAATCCTGGTTTATGCTCTCTCATCTCAAAATGGCTGGGGACAGAAGCATGGATCCGTAATGTCGACCTCTTAGCAGGTTTACAAGAGCATGCATCAAATCCTGTCCTACAACAAGAGTGGAGAATG ACAAAGACAATTAATAAGATGAGGCTTGCTGACTACATTGAAACTTCGACTGGGGTTAAG GTCAGCTTAGATGCAATGTTTGACGTCCAG AATATGAACAAAAGTGACAGAAAGAAGGTTGTACCCCGTGTCTGCATCATAGGAGGCAAAGCTGCTCCTGGTTATGAAGTTGCCAAGAAAATTATTAAGCTATGCCATGCTGTTGCAGAAAAAGTTAacaatgatgatgatgttggGGATCTACTCAAAGTG GTTTTTATCCCGGATTATAATGTGTCTGTGGCTGAACTTGTTATCCCTGGCAGTGACCTTTCACAGCATATCAG TACTGTTGGGCATGAGGCGTCAGGAACTGGCAGTATGAAATTTCTCATGAATGGGTGCTTGCTATTAGCCACTGCAGATGGTTCCACAGttgaaataattgaagaaatagGAGCAGAGAACATG TTTCTTGTTGGTGCTAAATTACATGAAGATCCACCATCGGGAGATAAACCTGCTCCAGGAGTATCTATTCAATTTATTCGAGTTGTAAG TATGGTTCGCGATGGTTATTTTGGTTTCAAAGAGTACTTCAGTTCACTATGCGACTCTCTGGAGGACGACAAAGATTTTTATAAGCTCGGGGCTGATTTTACTAGTTATCTTGAGGCTCAG GCTATGGCTGATAGAGTGTTtgtgaacaaagaaaaatggaCTTGCATGAGTATCCTTAGCACCGCTGGTTCTGGGAAATTCAGCAGCGACCGAACAATCGAAGAATATGCCAAGAATGCTTGGGGTATTGAACCCTGCAGATGTCCCTTCTGA
- the LOC125213626 gene encoding uncharacterized protein LOC125213626 has product MDNTSWEQKLHALTHILTSPTHAPPLHSQLFIATQIPCYLNWNYPPLLCRRSSSSPPPPPLMRWALSQFIKRGRRLGLPETSWRCKCPYQLPPPLILAKGVAAGEWGEEERRRYVRSRLRRRRLVNDVNPLIPILVPNLLVLLLLFWVPISLQDN; this is encoded by the coding sequence ATGGACAATACGAGTTGGGAGCAGAAGCTCCACGCGCTGACTCACATCCTAACCAGCCCAACCCACGCGCCGCCGCTCCACTCGCAGCTATTCATCGCCACCCAAATCCCCTGCTACCTCAACTGGAACTACCCTCCCCTCCTCTGCCGGCGCTCATCCTCAtcccctcctccgccgccgctcaTGAGATGGGCCTTGTCTCAGTTCATCAAAAGGGGGCGAAGATTAGGGTTGCCGGAGACCTCTTGGCGGTGCAAATGCCCCTACCAACTGCCTCCGCCGCTGATTTTGGCGAAAGGGGTGGCGGCCGGCGAGTGGGGAGAAGAGGAGAGGAGGAGATATGTGAGGTCCAGATTGAGACGGAGAAGGCTGGTGAACGATGTTAATCCATTGATTCCAATTCTAGTTCCTAATCTCTTGGtgcttttacttttgttttggGTTCCCATTTCCCTCCAAGATAACTaa
- the LOC125213625 gene encoding protein E6, with product MASPAMKLSLFLLLSLFSSLHTHARESQFFNKIPSTTTTTTTNTQVPTNQQDPTFLPDNDNSYGLYGHESGLNPPSTTTATAEEEFKQTPNKYLPKNYNPVAYVTQPESDLNDSPASFTKQRTFSTNPNNNNNNYYNADQNSFYNQQQQEQEQEQEQTEFKSYRNPASNNNNFYYNGGSSFNSQPQGQDSAFQPQGMSDTRVMANGKFYYDTNSESYSSNHPYETMRGARPQNEFNNRNFYGNNAYEFNQDQFQDDDNNLP from the coding sequence ATGGCTTCCCCTGCCATGAAACTctccctcttcctcctcctctcccTCTTCTCCTCTCTCCACACTCATGCAAGAGAAAGCCaattcttcaacaaaatccctagcaccaccaccaccaccaccaccaacacACAAGTCCCCACCAATCAACAAGACCCCACCTTCCTCCCCGACAACGACAACAGCTACGGCCTCTACGGCCACGAATCCGGCCTAAACCCCCcttccaccaccaccgccaccgccgaAGAAGAATTCAAACAAACCCCAAACAAATACCTCCCCAAGAACTACAACCCCGTCGCCTACGTCACCCAGCCCGAATCCGACCTCAACGACTCCCCCGCCTCCTTCACCAAACAACGAACCTTCTCCACCAACcccaacaacaacaacaacaattacTACAACGCCGACCAGAACTCCTTCTACAACCAGCAGCAGCAAGAGCAAGAGCAAGAGCAAGAGCAGACCGAGTTCAAAAGCTACCGCAACCCGGcctccaacaacaacaacTTCTACTACAACGGCGGAAGCAGCTTCAACAGCCAGCCGCAGGGGCAGGACAGCGCCTTCCAGCCGCAGGGGATGAGCGACACGCGTGTCATGGCAAACGGCAAGTTTTACTACGACACTAACTCAGAGAGCTACAGCAGCAATCACCCTTATGAGACCATGCGAGGAGCTCGCCCGCAGAATGAGTTCAACAACAGAAATTTCTATGGAAACAATGCCTATGAATTCAACCAAGATCAGTTCCAGGATGATGACAACAACTTGCCttga